The Mycolicibacterium smegmatis genome has a window encoding:
- a CDS encoding YajQ family cyclic di-GMP-binding protein gives MADSSFDVVSKVDRQEVDNALNQAAKELATRFDFRGTDTTIAWKGDEVIELTSSTEERVKAAVDVFKEKLVRRDISMKAFDAGDPQPSGKTYKVTGTIKQGITSEQAKKITKIIRDEGPKGVKAQIQGDEIRVSSKKRDDLQAVIALLKGADLDVALQFVNYR, from the coding sequence ATGGCGGATTCCAGCTTCGACGTCGTCAGCAAGGTCGATCGTCAGGAGGTTGACAACGCGCTTAACCAGGCCGCCAAGGAGCTGGCCACCCGGTTCGACTTCCGCGGCACCGACACCACCATCGCCTGGAAGGGCGACGAGGTGATCGAACTCACGTCCAGCACGGAGGAGCGCGTCAAGGCCGCCGTCGACGTCTTCAAGGAGAAGCTGGTCCGTCGCGACATCTCCATGAAGGCCTTCGACGCCGGCGACCCGCAGCCCAGCGGCAAGACCTACAAGGTGACGGGCACCATCAAGCAGGGCATCACCAGCGAGCAGGCCAAGAAGATCACCAAGATCATCCGCGACGAGGGCCCCAAGGGCGTCAAGGCGCAGATCCAGGGCGACGAGATCCGCGTCAGCTCCAAGAAGCGCGACGACCTGCAGGCCGTCATCGCGCTGCTCAAGGGCGCCGACCTGGACGTCGCCCTGCAGTTCGTGAACTACCGCTGA
- a CDS encoding tyrosine-type recombinase/integrase — MSAKRNIRAGLDDRWTKRVKGDDGVMRTVKSAMHGKGKRWRVRWVDDDSQEHTKVFDRKPDAQAFLNKITADIHRGEVVSPKKGRELFEVIAEDWLLTKSHRKPKTVAGYRELLDNLILPRWGHVPVKDITYEDLVKWLGKLSIDGSRKATPLSPSRIRQTHQCVHAVLQYAVRTGKVPKNVAADIERKNDLPNDNARVQHALTHDQLLGLVSKMGLYATLTLVLGYTGIRLGEASALRREGVRDGKLMIRESATRVRGQGLVTTATKTNKMREVAVPPPVWERLVAELPTDPRALVFPNRQGEALTNHQYRYEFDKAVAAMKAEGDFPSITPHDLRHTCASLLISSGANIKVVQRQLGHATATMTLDRYGHLYDADLTAAANKLGEAIRLPLRYDCGTDEGKKKAKTG, encoded by the coding sequence ATGAGTGCGAAGCGGAACATCCGGGCCGGCCTCGATGACCGGTGGACCAAACGGGTCAAAGGTGACGACGGCGTGATGCGGACCGTCAAGTCCGCCATGCACGGCAAAGGTAAGCGGTGGCGAGTCCGCTGGGTGGACGACGACAGCCAGGAACACACCAAAGTGTTCGACCGCAAACCCGACGCCCAAGCATTCCTCAACAAGATCACCGCCGACATCCATCGGGGTGAAGTCGTCAGCCCGAAGAAGGGCCGGGAACTGTTCGAGGTGATCGCCGAGGACTGGCTCCTCACCAAGTCGCACCGGAAGCCGAAAACCGTTGCCGGATACCGGGAACTACTCGACAACCTGATCCTGCCCCGCTGGGGACACGTGCCCGTCAAGGACATCACCTACGAGGACCTGGTGAAGTGGTTGGGGAAGCTGTCCATCGACGGCTCCCGCAAGGCAACACCGTTGTCGCCCAGCCGCATCCGCCAAACCCACCAGTGTGTCCACGCGGTACTTCAGTACGCGGTGCGGACCGGGAAGGTGCCGAAAAACGTTGCGGCGGACATCGAACGCAAGAACGACCTGCCGAACGACAACGCTCGCGTCCAACACGCCCTCACCCACGACCAGCTGCTGGGGTTGGTGTCAAAGATGGGGCTGTACGCCACGCTGACGCTCGTTCTCGGGTACACCGGCATCCGACTAGGGGAAGCGTCCGCTCTGCGGCGAGAAGGCGTCAGAGACGGCAAATTGATGATCCGGGAGTCCGCCACCCGCGTCCGGGGCCAAGGTTTGGTCACCACCGCGACGAAGACCAACAAGATGCGGGAGGTCGCGGTGCCGCCCCCCGTGTGGGAACGGTTGGTCGCCGAGCTGCCCACCGACCCCCGGGCCCTGGTGTTCCCCAACCGCCAGGGCGAGGCGTTGACCAACCACCAGTACCGCTACGAGTTCGACAAGGCCGTCGCCGCCATGAAGGCCGAGGGCGACTTCCCGAGCATCACCCCGCACGACCTCCGCCACACCTGTGCCAGTTTGCTGATCTCGTCCGGGGCCAACATCAAGGTCGTCCAGCGACAGCTGGGTCACGCCACCGCGACCATGACCCTGGACCGCTACGGCCACCTCTACGACGCCGACCTGACCGCCGCAGCCAACAAGCTGGGCGAGGCGATCCGGCTCCCACTGCGGTACGACTGCGGTACGGATGAGGGCAAGAAAAAAGCCAAGACCGGCTAG
- a CDS encoding helix-turn-helix transcriptional regulator, translating to MNERPLTTMEVSELLGVPEPTLRWWRYEGRGPRCYRLGGRKVVYDRADLERWVEEQKAATVRGG from the coding sequence ATGAACGAGCGCCCGTTGACGACCATGGAGGTGTCGGAGCTGTTGGGGGTGCCGGAACCGACGCTTCGGTGGTGGCGCTATGAGGGCCGGGGCCCGCGGTGCTACCGGCTGGGTGGCCGCAAGGTCGTTTATGACCGGGCCGACTTGGAGCGGTGGGTGGAGGAGCAGAAGGCCGCGACGGTTCGGGGTGGTTGA
- a CDS encoding helix-turn-helix domain-containing protein, with the protein MQEQADPPCHDQEVELSRIRNLADLTQAQLAEAMGTKQTVVSRLERQTDWKLSTLASYLNGCGVDAKLVVKANGRTLVLRPTATGTFEEEK; encoded by the coding sequence ATGCAAGAACAGGCAGATCCGCCATGCCACGATCAGGAGGTGGAGCTGTCACGAATTCGCAACCTCGCCGACCTCACCCAGGCCCAACTCGCTGAAGCGATGGGCACCAAACAGACCGTGGTGAGTCGGCTGGAGAGGCAGACCGACTGGAAACTGTCCACCCTCGCGTCCTACCTGAACGGATGTGGAGTGGACGCCAAACTGGTGGTCAAGGCGAACGGACGAACACTGGTCCTTCGGCCAACGGCCACAGGAACATTCGAGGAAGAGAAATGA